A segment of the Acidimicrobiales bacterium genome:
CTGGATGGCCCGCCTGCTCGCGGCCGGCGAGGACCCCCGCTTCGTCGCCCGCCGGATGGTGATCCTCGCGAGCGAGGACGTCGGCATGGCCGACCCGACGGGGCTCGTCGTCGCGACCGCGGCCGCCGAAGCGCTGGAGCGCGTCGGCCTCCCCGAGGCGGCGCTCAACCTCGCGCAGGCGGCGGTGCACCTCGCCCTCGCGCCGAAGTCGAACGCCACCGCGAAGGCGCTCTGGGCGGCGCAGGCCGACGTCGAGCACGAGCCCGCCGGCGCCGTCCCCGAGCGGCTGCGCGACGCCCACTACAAGGGGGCCACGGCGCTCGGCCACGGTCGCGGCTACGAGTATCCTCACGACGACCCGCGGGGCTTCGTCGAGGGCGTCTACCTGCCGAAAGAGCTGGCTGGACGGCGGTACTTCGTGCCCAGCGCGCACGGCCGCGAGGCTGAGCTCGGGGCACGCCTGGAGGCGCTGCGCCGTGGCGAGGCGCCCGACGGAGAGCCCGAGAGACAGCCCGACGGACCGAGAGAGGGAGGTGGCAGCGATGAGCGTTGAGGCGGAGCGGCTGCGCAGCACCTTCAGCGAGTTCTTCACGAGCCGCGAGCACACCCTCGTGCCCTCGGCGGGGCTGATCCCACACCACCCGCGCGCCCCGATGTTCACTAACGCCGGGATGAACCAGTTCCTCCCCTACTTCCTCGGGGAGGAGGCGCCCCCCTTTCCGCGAGCGACGACGGTGCAGAAGTGCGTGCGGGTGCGGGGCAAGCACGACGACATCGAGCTCATCGGCCGCACCACCCGCCACGGCAGCTTCTTCGAGATGCTTGGCAACTTCAGCTTCGGCGACTACTTCAAGGCCGATGCGATCGCTTACGCCTGGGAGCTGCTCACCGACGTGATCGGCCTCAACCCGGAGCGCCTGTGGGTGACCGTGCACACCTCCGACGACGAGGCCGAGGCGCTGTGGCGGGGCATCGGCTTCCCCGCCGAACGCATCCAGCGCCTCGACGAGGACAACTTCTGGGAGATGGGCGAGACGGGCCCCTGCGGCCCTTGCTCGGAGATCGCCTACGACCGCGGCGACGCCTTCGGTCACGACGGCGGCCCCGCGCTCGGGAGCGACGAGCGCTTCCTCGAGATCTGGAACCTCGTCTTCATGCAGTTCGACCGGCAGTCCGACGGCACCCTCGAGCCGCTGCCGCGCCCGAACATCGACACCGGCTTCGGCCTCGAGCGGGTGCTCACCGTCGTCGAGGAGGCGCCGAGCGTCTGGGAGACGAGCCTGCTGCGGCCGATCATCGCCACCGCCGAGGTGGCGACGGGCGTGACCTACGGCAAGGGGGGCGAGGCCGACGTCGCGCTGCGGGTGCTCGCGGACCACGCGCGCACGATGGCCTTCCTCGTCTCCGACGGCGTCTTCGCCTCCAACGAGGGGCGCGGCTACGTGCTGCGGCGGATCATCCGCCGGGCGGTGCTGCGCGCCCAGCAGCTCGGTGGCGAGGGCCTCGTGATGCCGAAGGTCATCGAGGGCGTGATCGCCGAGATGGCCTCCGCGTGGCCACAGCTCGTGCGCGACGCCGGCCTCATCACCACCGTCGTCGCCCACGAGGAGGAGGCCTTCCGCCGCACCCTCCGCCAGGGAAGCGCGCTCTTGGAGGAGGAGCTGGAGAGCGGCGGCGAGCTCTCGGGGGCGGTCGCCTTCCGCCTGCACGACACCTTCGGCTTCCCGATCGACCTCACCAACGAGATCGCTGCCCAGCGGGGCGTGACCGTCGACGTCGCGGGCTTCGAGGCCGAGATGGAGCTGCAGCGCGCCCGCGCCCGCGCCGGGGCGCGCGCGGGCAAGGGCGACAGCGGCCTCGCCGAGGCGGCGCGCGGCGTGCTCGAGGAGTTCGGCCCGAGCGAGTTCGTCGGCTACCGCCGGGAGGAGGCCGACGGCCGCCTGCTCGCGGCGCTCGAGCGCCCCGAGGAGGCCTTCAGCAACTTCGACGGCGAGGCCTTGCCGGAGGGCGCGGTGCTCCTCGACCTCTACCTCGACCGCACCCCCTTCTACGCGGAGGGCGGCGGCCAGGTCGGCGACACCGGGCGGATCACCGCCCCCGAGGGGACCTTCCGCGTCCTCGACACGACCGTCGCCACCGAGGGCCTCGCCCGCCACACCGGCTACTTCGAGCAGGGCTCGATCGAGGCCGGCTCGCCGGTGCACGCTGCCATCGACGCGGCGCGCCGGCAGGCGATCCGCCGCAACCACACCGCGACACACCTGCTGCACGCGGCGCTGCGCAAGGTGCTCGGCGACCACGTGAAGCAGCAGGGCTCGCTCGTCGCCCCCGACCGGCTGCGCTTCGACTTCAGCCACTTCGCGGCGCTCAGCGCCGAAGAGCTCGCCGAGGTGACCGGCCTCGTGAACGCCGAGGTGCTCGAGAACGAGCCGGTCCGCACCTACGAGACCTCGCGCGGCGAGGCCGAGCAGTCGGGGGCGATGGCCTTCTTCGGCGACAAGTACGGCGAGGTGGTGCGCGTCGTCGAGACCGGCGGCGTCTCGGTCGAGCTCTGCGGTGGCACCCACGTCGCCGCCACGGGGACCATCGGCCCGCTGCGCATCGTCTCGGAGGCCTCGATCGGGGCCAACACGCGGCGCATCGAGGCGACGACCGGCACCGCCTCGCTCGAGGGGATCGCCGTGAACGACGCGCTGCTCGCCGAGTTCTCCGAGGCGCTGCGGGCGAGCCCCGCGGAGCTGCACGACGCCCTCGGCCGCCTCCTCGAGCGGGAGCGCTCGCTCGAGGAGGAGCTGAAGAAGGTGCGCGGCGCGCAGTCCCGTGACGAGGCGAAGAGCCTCGCCGCGGGGGCTGAGCGCGGTGTCGTCGTCGCCCGCCGCGACGCGCTCGAGCCGGCGGCGCTGCGCGACCTCGCGCTCGCGGTGCGCGACGACCCCGCGATCGGCGCGGTGGCGCTCGTCGGCTCGCCCGACGGCGAGAAGGTGGCGCTCGTCGTCGCCACCACGGCGGGGGGGGCCGACGCGCGCGCCCTCGCCTCCGAAGCGGCGCGCCTCGTCGGCGGCGGGGGCGGCGGCTCGCCCGAGCTCGCGACGGCCGGCGGTCGCGACCCGTCGGGGATCGACGCCGCGCTCTCGCTGCTGCGCGAGCGCCTCGGGGCCTGATGGCCGGCACGCCCCCCGCGCTGCCGGCGCGCGGCCGGCTGCTGGGGGTGGACCTCGGCACCGTGCGCATCGGCATCGCCGTCTCGGACTCAGCGCAGCACATCGCCCTCGCCCACGAGGTCCTCCGCCGCTCCGACGAGCCCGCGCGCGACCGCCTCGCCGTCGCCGGGCTGGTCGAGGAGTTCGGCGCGGTCGGTGTGGTCGTCGGGCTGCCGCTCCGCCTCTCCGGTGAGGTCGGTCCCGCGGCGCGCGACGCCCTCGGGGAGGTGGAGGCGCTCGCCGCGGTGCTCTCGGTCCCGGTGGTGACGGTCGACGAGCGCCTCTCCACCGTCGAGGCGACCCGTCGTCGCCGCGAGGGCGGCGGCAGGGGTCGCCGGCGCGCCGTCGACGACGCCGCGGCGGCGGTCCTCCTGCAGGGCTACCTCGACCGCCGCATCGCCGACGCGGCGCGCGCCGCCGCGCCGTGAACGGGTGCCCCCCGCTCTCGGGGGCGACGCGGCTGTGCGCGCTGATCGGTGATCCCGTCGCGCACTCGCTCTCGCCGCTGCTGCACGAGGCCGCCTACGCGGCGCTCGGCGTCGACCTCCGCTACCTCGCGTTCTCGGTGGCGCCCGGCGAGGCCGCCGCCGCCCTCTCCGGCGCGGCCGCCCTCGGCCTCGTCGGCCTCTCGGTGACCACCCCCCACAAGGACGGGATTGCCGCCGCCGCCGACACGAGGAGCGCCGTCGTCGAGCGCCTCGGGGCGGCGAACACCGTGGTCTTCCGCCAGGGCCTCTCCGTCGCCGAGAGCACCGACGGCCCCGGCCTGCTCGACGACCTTGCCCGCGCCCTGTCCTTCTCGCCGGCGGGCGCCCGCTGCGCCGTGCTCGGCGCCGGGGGGGCGGCGCGCGGCGTGGTGGTCGCGCTCGCCGACGGCGGCGCCGAGTCGGTGCTCGTCGTCAACCGCACGCCGGCGCGGGCGCGCACCGCGGCGGCCCTCGCCGGCGAGCGCGGCCGGGTCGGCGAGGCGGCTGAGCTCGGTGGGGTCGACCTCGTGGTGAACGCCACCTCGCTCGCCCTGCAGGCCGGTGGTGAGGCAGAGGCCCTCGGCGCCTCGTTGGCGGCGGCGCTGCGGCCCGGTCAGCTCGCCGTCGACCTCGCCTACCACCCGGCCCGCTCGCCCTTCCTCGCCGCCGCCGCGACGCGTGGCGCGACGGTTCGCAACGGCCTCGGGATGCTCGTCCACCAGGCGGCGCGCCAGGTGGAGCTCTTCACCGGCGGCGAGGCGCCGGTCGCGGCGATGTGGGCTGCGGTGGGGGAGCGGCCGACCAGCTGAGGCGGCCGCGCCTGCGGCCGGGGTGGTCAGCCGGTGAGGGTGATCGCCTCCGCGGGGCAGCGCAGCATCGCGGTGCGCGCCGCCTCGATGCGCCCGTCGGGGACGGGATCGACGAGCACGTGCGCGATGCCGTGCTCGTCGACGCGGAACAGATCGGGGGCGACGTCCTCGCAGATCGCGTGGCCGACGCAGATCACCTCGTCGACGACGAGCCTCACCGGGCGGTCCCGAGGCCGCGGCAGCGCGCCTCAGCCACGCGGCGTGAGGTCGAGGTCCGAGGAGGCGTCCGTCGGGACCTTCCAGACGAGGTAGCCGTGGTCGAACTCCTCGTGGTTGGCGTTCACCGAGAGGGTGAGGTCCTCCCAGGCCTCGGGGAACTTCTCCCACTCCTCGGCGTCGACGACGGCGCGCACCTTGGCGAGGTCCTCGGAGATGAACTTGTCCATCGCCTCCTGGTACTGGGGGCGGACGAGCACCGAGAGGCGCAGCGTCTTGGTGAGCTCGCCGATCTGGTGCAGGCAGACGCGACGGTTCTTCGCCACCCCCGCCTGGTGGGCACGCGTCGCGCGGTCGGAGATCTCGAGCATGAACTTCGCGAGCCCGCCGTGCAGCTCGGCGAGCTGGTCGAGGCTGAGCTCGGCGCGCCCGTTCGAGGCGACGTGCTGGTGGTCGGTGGCGTCGGACATCTGGACCTCCGTGCTTGGCGGCGTGGCCGCGGCGGGACCTGGCGGCCCGGGCACGGGCCTGTTCCCCGGCGACAGTAGTCAGAAGTCGCGACCCGGTGGCGCGGGCGCCCGGCGGGGGCGCGCCCGGCGGGGCGCCTCAGTTCACCGGCACCGGCAGCATGTGCTCGGCGGCGAGGCGCTCGACGACGGCCTGGCGGAGCACGCGGGCCACGTCGTCGGCGGCGAGCGGCGCCGTCTGCACCTCGAGGTCGATCGTCACCTGCTGGGCGGCCACGTCCGAGACACCGAGGACGTGCACCCCTGAGCGGAGCTTGCCCTCGAGCTCGGGGGCGTCGAGGGCGGTGGTCGCCGCCTCCTCGATCGCCCTCGTCGCGTCCGGGATCGAGACGCCGGTCGCGATCGCGACCCTCACGAGGGCGCGCGACCAGTGGCGCGAGCTGTTGCCGAGCTTCAGGATCTGCCCGTTCGGGATGTACCAGGCGGTGCCGTCCGCGGTGCGCAGGCGGGTGACGCGCAGCGAGACCTCCTCGACGGTGCCGGTGGTGGTGTCGTTCACGGTGACGAGGTCGCCGATGCGGTACTGGTCCTCCATCAGCATCAGCATCCCGGAGAGGAAGTCGCGCACCAGGCTCTGCGCGCCGAAGCCGATCGTCGCCCCGATCACCGTCGCCCCCGCGAGGAAGGGGCCGAGATTGATGCCGACGACGGCGAACACCGTGAGCAGGGCGATGATGCCGATCGCCACCCGCCAGGCGTTGGCGACGATCCGCAGCACGGTGTCGACGCGGCTCGCGTGCGCCGGGTCGGCGCCCGGCTGCAGGATGCGGCGGACGCGCCCGGGCCCCTTGCGGATGAGGCGCGAGCCGAGGTGCGAGGCGAGCAGGCCGACCACGACGACGAGCAGCACGGCGAGCGGTCGCGAGGCGAGGTCCTGCCAGCGCTGGGCCTGCGACGGGTCCACGCCGATGCCGTGCAGCACCTCGTAGAGGTAGCCACCCCGCGAAGCGCCGATGATCACGGCCGGTAATGATGGCAGCCGTGGCGGTTCAGATGCTCGAGCGTCGCGCCCGCGCTGTCACCGGGCGCCGCGAGGCGAGCCGCCTGGCGGCGCTGCGCCACCTCGACCTCACCCTCGTCGCCGCCGCGCTCGCCCTCGCGGCGATCGGCGTCGTGATGGTCTACTCGGCGACGAACGCGATCTACGGCGGCTACTACCTGAAGCACCAGCTGATCTACGCCGTCCTCGGCATCGTGGTGATGGTCGTGCTGATGAGCTTCGACTACCGCCGCCTCGAGGAGTGGGCGGTCTTCATCTACGGCTTCTCGGTGCTCACGCTGCTCGCGGTGCGCGCCGTCGGCCACACGAGCAACCTCGGCGCGACCCGCGAGATCGTCCTCGGCCCGCTCGCCATCCAGCCCTCGGAGTTCGGGGTGCTCTCGGTGATCGTCGCCAGCGCGGTCTTCCTGCACCGCCACGACACCGAGCTCGGCGTCGCCAACCTCGCCCGCCTCGGCGGCCTCGTCGCCGTGCCGATGGCGCTCGTCGCCGCCGAGCCCGACCTCGGGACGACGATCGTCACCGCGGTCGTGGTGGCGACGATGCTCGTCGTCGGCGGGGTGCGCCTGCGCTACCTCGCGCTCGTCGTCCTCGGCCTCGTGAGCCTCGTGCTCATCGGCACCAAGGTCCACCTGCTGCACAGCTACCAGCTGCAGCGCCTCACCGCGTTCCTCCATCAGAGCGACTGCAACCAGCCGAAGTTCGCCGGGACCCAGGCCTGCTACCAGCCGCTGTTCGCGCAGACCGCGATCGGTGCCGGCGGCGTCTCGGGGACGGGGCTCTTCCACGGGGCGCTCACCAACTCGAACTACATCCCCGAGGACTGGACGGACATGATCTTCTCGACCATCGGCGAGCAGTTCGGCTTCGTCGGCTCGGTCGTCGTCGTCGGCCTCTTCGGGGTGATCGCGCTGCGCATGGTGCGCGCCATGCAGGTCGCGCGCGACACCCTCGGCCGCCTGCTCTGTGGCGGGGCGCTCGCCTTCGTCGCCTTCTCGGTCTTCCAGAACGTCGGGATGAACGCCGGGCTGATGCCGATCACCGGGATCCCGCTCCCGTTCATCTCCTACGGCGGCTCGGCGCTGTTCGCTACGTTCGCGGTGGTGGGCCTCGTCGCGAACGTGGAGATGCGCAGGTTCCGCAGCCGGTGAGCGAGGCCGGAGCGGCCGCCGACACCGCCGGTGGGGAGGAAGAGGGGTCCGAGCAGCTGGCGCCCGTGCGCTACTGCCCGGTCGAGATCGCCGCCGTCGAGGTCCTCCTCCCCGAGAGCCACGCCCGCCTCGTGCTCTGCGAGATCGGAGGCCAGCGCCGTGCCTTCACCGTGCCGATCGGCATCCCCGAGGCGAACGCCATCGTCTACGCCCGCGAGGGGCTGCAGACGCCGCGCCCGCTCACCCACGAGCTCTTCGCCTCCAGCCTCGCCGCCTACGGGATCGTGCTCGAGGCGGTGCGCATCACCGCCGGCGAGGACCGCGCCTTTCGCGCCGAGGTGGTCTTCTCCGGGCCGAGCGGCCCCCGCACCCTCGACTGCCGCCCCTCGGACGGCATCGCCCTCGCGCTCCGCCACCCCCTACCGGTGCCGCTCACGGTCACCGAGGCGGTGCTCGATCAGCTCGGCGTCGCGACCGGCTGATTGCCCTCGTTGGAGATCCGCATGAGGATCGCCAGCAGCGCGTAGTTGGCGACGAGCGAGGAGCCACCCGCCGAGACGAAGGGGAGGGTGACCCCCGTGAGCGGCAGCAGGCGGGTGACGCCGGCCATGATGAAGAAGGCCTGGAAGCCGATGAGCACCGTCAGCCCCGCGGCGCAGAGCTTGGAGAACTCCGAGCGGGCCCGCAGCGAGGCGCGCAGCCCGCTGCCGACGAGCAGCAGGAAGCCGATGATCACCGCCGTCGCCCCGAACAGGCCGAGCTCCTCGCCCATCACCGCGAAGATGAAGTCGCTCGTGTTCACCGGGAGCACCACCGGGTTCGCGGAGATGCCGAGGCCGAGGCCGGTGCCGTAGAGGCCGCCCCGCGCGAAGGCGACCTCGCCCTGCACGGTCTGGTAGCCGGTGTTGGTCGGGTCGGACCAGGCGTGCAGCCAGGTGGTGATCCGCCCGTCGACCTGGCCGAGGACGTGGCTCGCGACGAAGGTGGCGGCGATGAAGGCGACGATGCCGATCGCGAGGTAGGTCCAGCGTCCGGTCGTCAGCCACAGCAGCGACAAGAAGACGATGAACAGCAGCAACGCGAAGCCGATGTCGCGCTCGCCGAGGATCACGATCAGTGACATCACCGCGGCCACCGCGATCGGCCCGAAGGCGCGCAGGTCGGGGAGCATGTGGTTGCCGACGCGGCGCGTCGGGATGGTGAGCAGCTCGCGCTTCTCGATGAAGTACGAGGCGAAGAAGATCACGAGCAGCAACTTCGCGATCTCGACCGGCTGGAAGGTGATCGAGCCGGCGTGCACCCAGAGGTAGGCGCCGCTCACCCTGTTGATCGGCGCGCCGATCACTGGGACGACCGGCGCGACGAGCAACCCGAAGGCCGCGAGCAGCAACAGGTAGCGGTAGCGCTCGAGGTCGCGGCTGTGGCGGAAGACGAGCAGCACCGCGCTGTAGGCGCCGAGGCCGATCACCGTCCAGGCGAACTGCGGCCCGGCCCCGTGCGGGGCGATGCGGCTGATCATC
Coding sequences within it:
- a CDS encoding mechanosensitive ion channel domain-containing protein, producing the protein MIIGASRGGYLYEVLHGIGVDPSQAQRWQDLASRPLAVLLVVVVGLLASHLGSRLIRKGPGRVRRILQPGADPAHASRVDTVLRIVANAWRVAIGIIALLTVFAVVGINLGPFLAGATVIGATIGFGAQSLVRDFLSGMLMLMEDQYRIGDLVTVNDTTTGTVEEVSLRVTRLRTADGTAWYIPNGQILKLGNSSRHWSRALVRVAIATGVSIPDATRAIEEAATTALDAPELEGKLRSGVHVLGVSDVAAQQVTIDLEVQTAPLAADDVARVLRQAVVERLAAEHMLPVPVN
- a CDS encoding ferredoxin, which codes for MRLVVDEVICVGHAICEDVAPDLFRVDEHGIAHVLVDPVPDGRIEAARTAMLRCPAEAITLTG
- the ruvX gene encoding Holliday junction resolvase RuvX, encoding MAGTPPALPARGRLLGVDLGTVRIGIAVSDSAQHIALAHEVLRRSDEPARDRLAVAGLVEEFGAVGVVVGLPLRLSGEVGPAARDALGEVEALAAVLSVPVVTVDERLSTVEATRRRREGGGRGRRRAVDDAAAAVLLQGYLDRRIADAARAAAP
- the alaS gene encoding alanine--tRNA ligase, which encodes MSVEAERLRSTFSEFFTSREHTLVPSAGLIPHHPRAPMFTNAGMNQFLPYFLGEEAPPFPRATTVQKCVRVRGKHDDIELIGRTTRHGSFFEMLGNFSFGDYFKADAIAYAWELLTDVIGLNPERLWVTVHTSDDEAEALWRGIGFPAERIQRLDEDNFWEMGETGPCGPCSEIAYDRGDAFGHDGGPALGSDERFLEIWNLVFMQFDRQSDGTLEPLPRPNIDTGFGLERVLTVVEEAPSVWETSLLRPIIATAEVATGVTYGKGGEADVALRVLADHARTMAFLVSDGVFASNEGRGYVLRRIIRRAVLRAQQLGGEGLVMPKVIEGVIAEMASAWPQLVRDAGLITTVVAHEEEAFRRTLRQGSALLEEELESGGELSGAVAFRLHDTFGFPIDLTNEIAAQRGVTVDVAGFEAEMELQRARARAGARAGKGDSGLAEAARGVLEEFGPSEFVGYRREEADGRLLAALERPEEAFSNFDGEALPEGAVLLDLYLDRTPFYAEGGGQVGDTGRITAPEGTFRVLDTTVATEGLARHTGYFEQGSIEAGSPVHAAIDAARRQAIRRNHTATHLLHAALRKVLGDHVKQQGSLVAPDRLRFDFSHFAALSAEELAEVTGLVNAEVLENEPVRTYETSRGEAEQSGAMAFFGDKYGEVVRVVETGGVSVELCGGTHVAATGTIGPLRIVSEASIGANTRRIEATTGTASLEGIAVNDALLAEFSEALRASPAELHDALGRLLERERSLEEELKKVRGAQSRDEAKSLAAGAERGVVVARRDALEPAALRDLALAVRDDPAIGAVALVGSPDGEKVALVVATTAGGADARALASEAARLVGGGGGGSPELATAGGRDPSGIDAALSLLRERLGA
- the aroE gene encoding shikimate dehydrogenase: MNGCPPLSGATRLCALIGDPVAHSLSPLLHEAAYAALGVDLRYLAFSVAPGEAAAALSGAAALGLVGLSVTTPHKDGIAAAADTRSAVVERLGAANTVVFRQGLSVAESTDGPGLLDDLARALSFSPAGARCAVLGAGGAARGVVVALADGGAESVLVVNRTPARARTAAALAGERGRVGEAAELGGVDLVVNATSLALQAGGEAEALGASLAAALRPGQLAVDLAYHPARSPFLAAAATRGATVRNGLGMLVHQAARQVELFTGGEAPVAAMWAAVGERPTS
- a CDS encoding FtsW/RodA/SpoVE family cell cycle protein — protein: MAVQMLERRARAVTGRREASRLAALRHLDLTLVAAALALAAIGVVMVYSATNAIYGGYYLKHQLIYAVLGIVVMVVLMSFDYRRLEEWAVFIYGFSVLTLLAVRAVGHTSNLGATREIVLGPLAIQPSEFGVLSVIVASAVFLHRHDTELGVANLARLGGLVAVPMALVAAEPDLGTTIVTAVVVATMLVVGGVRLRYLALVVLGLVSLVLIGTKVHLLHSYQLQRLTAFLHQSDCNQPKFAGTQACYQPLFAQTAIGAGGVSGTGLFHGALTNSNYIPEDWTDMIFSTIGEQFGFVGSVVVVGLFGVIALRMVRAMQVARDTLGRLLCGGALAFVAFSVFQNVGMNAGLMPITGIPLPFISYGGSALFATFAVVGLVANVEMRRFRSR
- a CDS encoding bifunctional nuclease family protein; the encoded protein is MSEAGAAADTAGGEEEGSEQLAPVRYCPVEIAAVEVLLPESHARLVLCEIGGQRRAFTVPIGIPEANAIVYAREGLQTPRPLTHELFASSLAAYGIVLEAVRITAGEDRAFRAEVVFSGPSGPRTLDCRPSDGIALALRHPLPVPLTVTEAVLDQLGVATG
- a CDS encoding FtsW/RodA/SpoVE family cell cycle protein — protein: MQLAALGYRTKPRRRSELGLLVVGGVAIIFASLLPALAKSNALPAHELLFLLGLIGVLVIVQAVNRRLVPDADPVMMPLALVMNGLGYVMISRIAPHGAGPQFAWTVIGLGAYSAVLLVFRHSRDLERYRYLLLLAAFGLLVAPVVPVIGAPINRVSGAYLWVHAGSITFQPVEIAKLLLVIFFASYFIEKRELLTIPTRRVGNHMLPDLRAFGPIAVAAVMSLIVILGERDIGFALLLFIVFLSLLWLTTGRWTYLAIGIVAFIAATFVASHVLGQVDGRITTWLHAWSDPTNTGYQTVQGEVAFARGGLYGTGLGLGISANPVVLPVNTSDFIFAVMGEELGLFGATAVIIGFLLLVGSGLRASLRARSEFSKLCAAGLTVLIGFQAFFIMAGVTRLLPLTGVTLPFVSAGGSSLVANYALLAILMRISNEGNQPVATPS